The genomic DNA ttgcaatttccttctccagtgtaggaaagtgaaaagtgaaagtgaagtctctcagtcatgtccgaccctcactgaccccatggactgcagccttccaggctactctgtccatgggattttccaggcaagagtactggagtgggttgccatcgccttcagTAGTATTCAAAGTGACTTTCCTTCagagtgggtttttttgttttgttttgctgtgtagaaacttttaaaatcttttgtagtCAATCACTCTTTAATGGCTTCTTGATTTTAAGTCATATttggcctttttttctttcctctcccacaACTTGAGAATTTTTTTATTCACGTTGTTTTCTGCAGCCAGTGTTTGTTTGGATTCATCCATATGCTTATCATTTCTTTGCTCTCCATTTCTTCTTGCATTTCAGGCCTTCCTTCTGGgattattatatttcttttctgaagTACAGTCCCTTAGAAATGCGTTTTCTGAACATATGTTGGTAATAAATTTACTTTTCatctctgaaaaaaattttttttttttttttgaaaaattttaagctGTATTTTTGGGTAACTTTTAATTCTGATGCACTCTGAAATTTACAGAGAAGTGTAAAAGAACAGTACAAGAACTTCTGTGTACCCTTAACCAGGTTTCACCAAAATTTACACTTTGCTGCCTCTGCTTTGTGATTTTATGGCTtattcctcctcccctctcctcctcctcttattCCTGTCCACACCCCATCTatataaccacacacacacatttttgtaATGAAATATTGACAGTATGTTGGAGACACTGTGTTCTTTTACCCTTGAATACCTCACTATGTATTTCCTAAAACCTAGTACCTTCTCTTGTGTAACCACAAAACAGTCATCAAAATCTGGGaatttaacattgttaaaataatACTATCTAACTCACAGACTATATTCAAGTTTTTGTGTTCGGTGGCTAATGACCTCAAGCATCTCTTTTATGCATTTATTGGCTTCTTTCTTGCTTCTCCCGCCCCTGGCTTTATTGAGAAGTGATTGACATGGTCTGTTACTTCTTTTGCTTGATCTCAGAGCCTGCCTCCACTCCCATTGACCCTGTCCCCCACCACACTGAGCTCTCTGCTTGTAGTGGCTATACTTTGTCAGTTTTTGGTGTGTGGATCTTGATCTGTCTGGTGTGCCTGGCTCTCACTTCTTCTCCGGTGAAACATTTCTGTATTTTGCCACTTAATTTCCAGATTTTTGTTTCTGGGACACTGTGATAGTGTGATGTATAAGAAGAAGCATATTTGGTCTTGGTCCACTGTTCCTGGAACCCAGCTCCTAAAACCCTTTGGAATTTCCTAGGGATTGAGAAGAATAAAGGTGTCTTTTTTAATGCTAATGAAGTGGCTTTTGGACCTCCCCACCCCAAGTAAATTTTGGATGGGGGCTGGTTGCTTGGGGAACCAAGCCTGTGAGTAAGGGGTTAGAAGTTTGAGTCCCACCCAACCTCTGGAAGGGAGAGAGGCCAGAGTTTGTTAAGTTTAGTCACCTGGTGAGGGGTTGGGACTCAACCCCTCCCTAAGTTCAGTTAGTCACCATTGTGACTATGTAATGAAACCTCCATTAAAACCCAAAAGGAGAGGGCTTgaagagcttctgggttggtgaacacgTGGAGTTACGGGGAGAGCAGCTTGCTGGGAGAGGACATGGAAGCTCTGTGCCCTTTTCCCCATAccttttcctttgcttcccttccatctggctgttcctgagttctACCCTTGTGTAATAAACTAGTAATCTAGCaagtaaaatatttctctgagTTCTGGGAGCAAATTAATTGAAGCTAGGGAGCGGGTTGTCAGAACCTGTGATCTGTAGACACATAGATGACAACTTGGACTTGGAACTGGCAATACAAGTTGGAGGTGAGGCAGTCTTGTAGGACTGAGCCTTTAACCTATGGTTGCTGATGCTGTCTCtgggtagatagtgtcagaactgagttgaattgtaggatACCAGCTAGTGTCAGAGAATTGCTTAGTGTaaggaaaaaaacccactttGGAATTGGTACAGAATATTAGATGGTGATCAGAAGTGGGATCAGAGTCAGCATCGTAGCTACTGTTCATGATAtctttggaaaagaaagcttCTGACTGATCAATGATCTCTACCTCTTATTTATTCTTCCTCCTCTTGTTTCCAAGGCAGTTAATTGGATTTTATACCATGGCTCACAATCCTAATATGACCCATTTGAAGATTAATCGGCCAGTTactgcccttcctcctctctggGTAAGGTGTGATGGTTCAGATCCTGAAGGTATCAGTTGGCTGGGAGCTGAGCTTATCTCAACCAGTAGCAACATCACAGGAATTGTCTTGTACATGGTCACCTGTAAAGGTGAGAGCTCACTCCTCTTTTGTGGaggtgtgtgtatttatttatttgtgtaatCACTGTTTCATAGTTTTTACTAAAACTTGATACATATCAAGAGCAAAGTGCACACAGTGAAGCTTGTGTAAGCCACCACGAGTCTACTCTAGCGTGTAACCTGCAGCGTGTGGGAGACATCAGAGACAGATTTCCAGAAGTCTAAAGAGGAGTTTATGGCTGTTTTATTTgggtttcatttcatttatatgtgtgtattttttgaaatttcattgGAAAATTAAAAAGTTGGATATAATGATAATATAATTCCAGTGTCATAATAGGCATTTAATTATACTTTTGGTAGTAGTACTGACCTTTGTTCCACTTTACTTGTTTTAAGAACATTTCATCTGtagtttaaaatttaattttgatagtCATTAGTGTTGTGAATTAGATTGTAATTTTCTATCTCTAATGATGTAATTTTGAACTGTAcctataaagttttttttatcaTGTCCTACAGTGGATAAAAATTATTCTGTAAATCTCGAAGACCTAAAAAAGTCTCACAAGAAAAGGCATCACTTGTCTGCTGTAagtatttctctttcatattatcTTCTTCTAACTGCTGTCAATCTGCCTTCCTAGTGTAAAGGATTTTTTTCATTCCTAATAGGACTAGATATTTTTCTATAGTATCAGAATGTTTATTTTCATATCAACTGATGTCTGAAAATATATGCCTTTTAGCTAATCTTTGTGATGAAAGAGAATTGTCTCGTTTTTCCATTTGGCACGGcactttttcttctttggggaaaagaaTCAGTCGTTTTGATAATGGGCCTTTGGCCTTGTGAAAGCGCTGCTGATGGTCTGCTGAATTACAGTTAACAGCCGGCGGCTTTGCCCAGTACGAGCTCTTTAAGTCTACTGCCTTGGATGATACAGTTGCTGCTTCACAAACCACGATCACTTTGGATATTTCCTGGAGTCCTGTGGATGAGATCCTTCAGACCCCTCCTCTCTCTTCAACTGCAACTCTGGTAGGAGCCAGCCCTCCTTTCTGTTGACTTTACGCAGTGTGGGTTTACTTTGAACTTGCTAGTTCCTGGACAGCTCTGAAAGGTTCAGCCTGAAGTCTCGTCAGCACAGCCGGTGAAGGTTTTGCCAGGTGGTCTGATCCATCAGTTATCCACAGTGCTGTAATTACCTAACTTAAGACTTTTCAGTGGAGACCCAAATGGAATCATCACAGTGACTTACAATCCCTGCTGTTCTTAAAAGAATGCAGATATTAAGAACACATCAACAATCATTGTTCTGTTTAGCCCTTTTCACCCTATATTTACATTTCTAGGCTTTGTCTTAAGAAATTAATCAGAATTGGTAACAAAAATACATGGGCAAAGATATTTAGTGCAGCCATACAgctgtgttttgaaaatattaaaaacaaaacctgaatgatcagtagaaaaataaatagatttccTGATGAAATattgtatacatattttaaaattatgatttaaaatatctttaataatgaaagaaaatgcttattattaagcaaaaaaaaaaagctccaaaaGTACAAAATTTATGTACAGTAGGATCTCAactatggttttaaaaaatatgtacacaaAGTCCTGAGTAGAGTTGAGTGGTTTTTCTCAGGGTGATGGGCTGGTGAATAATTATACAATTATATTCTTCACACTTTTCTTTTCCTGCAGTAGGTACTGACATACAACGGCATTTACTATTTTCTTTCAAACCTCCTCACCCCCCTTcacccttttttgtttgtttgttttattgaggGGAGGGAGAGTGTTGTTTTTGGTGGGTGGTAATGCTAAGTTtgtcatttaatctttttttttaaattaaatctatttttaattggaagataattgctttgcaatattgtattggtttctgccatatgtcaacatgaatcagccacagggatACATATGTCCCCCGGCTCCtaaacctccctctcacctcctacCCTGTCATCGAGTCTTGAAGTGTGTTTATATTTCTACTTGTCCTTTTGGAAATTCAGTGACACAAAACAGGAGAGGGTGTGTTCTGTGTAGCTACAGTTGTATTGAGAGGGGTTGTGGTGGCCTGAATTGAGGTTTCTGTATTGGGATGGGCAGAGTCTATATTTCTGGGGAAGATATACCAAATGGAAGTGTTGACCTACTTTTTCAATTCACTAgtgttttatgaaatatttttaaatgtgtgggTAGTTTGAAATGCAAGTAACTGTGACCCTGATGGAGAAAAGATGGGATTACCAGTGAAAACTGACTCTGGGAATTTTTTAGAATATCAAGGTGGAATCAGGAGAGCCCAGAGGTCCTCTGAGTCAGCTTCACAGAGAACTGAAATTTCTCCTTGTGAGTATCCTTCTGGAATTTGTTACCTGCATTAGATCTcatatttccataaaaatcttTGCTAGTATCATTGTCATTTAATTTTGTGTTCTTCAAAATTTGTTGCAAATGTTACACGCTTGGCAGTTGGGGCAGTTGTCCTTGCAATTAAAGGGaacatagacttccctggtgactcagagggtaaagcatctgcctacaatgccggagacctgggttcaatctctgggttgggaagatctggagaaggaaatggcaccccactccagtattcttgcctggaaaatcccatagatggggcagcctagtaggctacagtccatggggtcgcaaggagtcggacacgactgagcgacttcactttcactttcactttagtagtTAATAACAATTCTTTCACCTTTTCTACTGAAGTATTTGGATTTTATTCATATGGATTCCCtactttccaggtgactcagctGCCAGTTTATTCCAAGTGCATATATAATCTGCTTGTTAATAACTGGAATTTGATCCTGAGGATTAATGAGcatgtgtttaaaaaattttgtgtttCAGTAATTTTAGCTCCTCTCTACAAATTCAATCCCAAAGGGGCGGGCAAGGGCAGCTCATTTTAATGCAGAAGAAATTCTGTATGTCTTAAGTTGGCATACAAAGACAGTTATATCCAGTCACTGACTACTTagttacttttttcttgttttaagagCTTTATTGATATAAATTATATCCCATAAAATACATTTAAGTATAGAATTCAGTAGTTTTTAGTGTACTGACAGAGTTTGTACAGCCATGGCCATATTTAATTTTaggatattttcatcacccccaaagaaatcccataccCATTAGCAGAAACCTGCTAATTTGCCTTCTGTAGtacttctttcccttttattACTGAGTAACACCAGTGTATAGGTATAGTACGTTTGTGTTTATCTAGTCGTCAGTTAATGGGTATTTCAGTTGTTCTTACTTTTTGGCTATTCATGAATGATGCTGCCATGAATAGTatataagttttttaaaactttattttactttataataatactgtattggttttgccatacaatagTGTATGTTTTTACGTGACATATAAACTCTTAGGTGGagttcctgggtcatatggtagctctttaACTACCTTTTAACtgttaactttttgaggaactgccaagctgagtggctgcatcattttacattcccgtAGCAGTGTGTGAGGGTTCCAGTTTCGCCATATCCTTGCCTCCATATGCTTGATACTATCTTTTTTATTGATATGACAGCCATCCTGGTGGggatgaagtgatatctcattatggtggTGTTTCTTGTTTTTTGGCTGCTTTGTGAGGCATTTGGGagcttagttctctgaccaggggtcaaacccacaccctttgcagtggaagtgcagtcttaaccactggaccgccagggaagtcccacagtatagttgtgatttgcattcctctgatgGCTGATGACCTTGACCATGTCTTCATGTTCTGATTGGCTCCTACTTATCTCCTTAGCTTGATCTCACATCCTCCTCTGCTGCATTGAGCTCCCTGCTTAAGACAGCTCCAGCCCCATCACGCCGTTgctttctggtgtgtgtgtgtatgtgtcttgaTCTGCCTAGTGTGCCCTTTTCCCACCTCTTTGCTGGGTTTTCTGTGACATCTTCACCTGAGACGACTTACCGATTCCCCAGAATAGGTTGTTCTGCCATAGAACTTTATACATACCCCTTGTCAGAGGGTTTATCAAACAGTAATTTCTTTACTCCTCTGACTCCCCTACTAGACTTGAGTGCCAGGTACCTCGTGGTGCCTTCAACTTCTACCACAGTTCCAGGCATTTTTCATACTTTCATCTCCTCTCATTATTTCCCTGTTTGTGAAAAGCTTCATACCTTTTCTacctttctcatcttttttcttccttgagaGCTCCTCTTTCAGGACCCTTCCCGTGGGCTTCTGTCATACTTCTAACCTCCTatctctgccctcctctctccaccccagCAGAGGGCTTATCCATTTCGTGATTTGATGAATGCCTTTATAAGGGAACTCCAGACTGCTGTCTGTAAGCTGCTTCCACTTCTGATCTTTCCcattttcatcagttcagttcccaCTCTAATAGAGCGTTCTTCCCTCCAATTCAGTTTGTCCAACATGAAACTTGAATCAGATCTCCAGACTGGATCACTTTAATAAGCCCCTGATTTCTGTCTGCAGTTTCACCATTCCTTCCGTTCACAGGCTAGAAACCTTACCTTTTACTTGAGTACGATCTGGTTACTGCCACAGCTAGGAGCTGCCGTTCCACTGTGTGCCCAGTGTGTGGTGCTAGATGGTTCTGTTATGTTGCCTGGGGTGTCAGCAGCTGGTAAATGGaagagctggtttaaaactcattCAAATATATGTCTATCTGACTTGAAAGTCCAAGCTACGTTATTGATGTAGTCTCTCTTAGAAATTCACAGACTTTTCGATGTGCACTTTGCCATTGTTTCTCCAAGTTCAATCCcctgtatttttataaataggtaggattttcttttcttttcttctatttctcatATATGTCTGCCCATCtatctgtctctttctctggagtatacttttttccccccactttgaGGTTTCTTTCACTGTGCGAATCTTAGATAAAGCCCCTGTCACTTCCCTTCTGGACCACTCTAATgatctttcactgtttctccacaAGGACACACACTCTTGGCATCTTGGGTGGAATCATGCTTTGCAGTTTAGGACCATTCTACACACTGGAAGATATGTAGCCTCCTTGCGTGTATGCCaggttgctttagtcgtgtctgactctttgcgaccctacagaatatagcccgccaggctcctctgtccacaggattctctgggcaagaatgcaggagcgggttgccatgccatcctccaggagatcttcccaacccaggaatcgaacaggagtctcctttgtctcctgtttTAGCAGGCGGGtttttaaccactagcgccatctaGCATCCTTGGCCCTTACCAAACTAAGTGCCCACAGTCACTGTTACACCAGAATTTATCttcacatttttccaaagactccCTGGGGGTGGAGGATGATCTTACTTCTATTGAGAAACatcatacttctttttttccttagacTCTATCCTGAGTATTTGTGATGGGGGAATTCTCAGCTGCTTGATCATGTCATTTTCCTGCCAAAAAATCAACAGTGGCTGTTGTCttccaaatgaaattttaaaattctttaagatCACTCTTCCTGTTTAATCCCTACTCCTAGTCATGTTATTTCCTGCTGTTGCCTGGATGTTTACTCCACCCTGGTGGAAACAGCTCACCCTCTTCATCTTATCCCCTGCTCTTTGCCTGGGATGGTTCCCCCATATGAGTCaagccagtgtttctcatcatTCCTCTGGCTATTCCAGCCTATCTTGACCTCAACCTCTTTCCTTACTTCAGTTTAGATACTCTACATATAGGCATACatattcatgttatttttatgtaaacTTCTGTTCAGTCTCTATAGCACATATAATTAAAGTCCAGAATACCATCTTTAGCATCAAACTGATGGATGTATGTCCTGGCATTGTTAGTTAGcaactgtgtgaccttaagcGAGTTAATTAACCTCTTTTGGTTTCAATAAAATGTGAGTGACAGTAAGTAGTAGTATCTGCCTCACTggatttttgtgaggattaaataacatACTGCATATGAAACATCTAAAATAGTTCCTGACGTCTCATTAACCATTCAAGAAAAACAGGTGTTAGGAAtgccctggaggtccagtggttaggactccatgctccctgctgagggcctgggtttgattcttggtgcaggaactaaaatcccacaaggtgggtggtgcagccaagaaaaaagaTACTAATGTTATTACTATTGATAAATACATCTTACTGATAACTTTGTATTTTGCTAACaagttttgggggtttttgtttgtttgttttttcttaaatctctTACAGGTTTTGGCTGATGGTTTGAGGACTGGCGTAACTGAATGGCCTGAGCCTCTGGAAGCAAAATCTGCTGTTGAACTTGTGCAGGAATTTCTGAATGGTGTTTGTTTTCCTGACTCACACttggcttttgtttatttttcttaattgggAATTTATGCTTGctacatttaaatgtaaattgtttttttaggcttaatattttttttttggtagatctACCTAAAGCTGTAGGTCTGTCATGCTGAGAGGGACAGCTTTCATTCTGAAATGCTAATGATAAAAATCTCAGTGATTTTAAGaattaataatatgtatttaatttatattttatatactacaGTCATATTTGAGATTGTGGAAGAGGAGGGATGGAACAGTGGCCTTAGAGCGCCTACCATGTGCTTGACATGTGTGCCAGGAGCTTTCATTGTATCTCAGTCCATCCTCATACCCCTGCCTAGTGGGCATCTTATTCAGCCTCCATGGGAGAGTTAAATAATTGCTAAAATACCTGGTTACCATTCTACTCTCCTCATTTGCCATTTGAAAACAGGATTAGAGTGGAAATAATTTGGAAAGAAGGAGAATAAAATCCAGAGTTTAATAAGCTTTTGCCACTTTCTAGAGTTAAATAAGCTGAATGAATTTGGTGATTCTACAAAAAAAGACACCGAGGTAAGTGACCGTTATCAGAAAAGTACACTGAAAGAGCGTGTAAAATGGGGTAGTACTCTTGTCTTTCACATCATACAATCTCAGATGGGTCTGCTACAGCCaaggtagcttttttttttttatgtttaaggTATAATGATTTGACTcacatatatcatgaaatgatgatcACAATATATTTAtgaacatctatcatctcatataggtacagaattaaatagaaaaaagaaaaaattttttgttaGGAGAACTCCTAGGATTTACTCTCAACAGTTTTCAAATAACATAGAGCAGGCTAATTGTATTTATCTTGGTGTACATTatatcctttgtttcttttttttttttttagctagttACCATggatttttaattggaaaattgcTGAGTAGGTCCCAAGGTAGCATTTTGAGGGTAGTTATTTGTTGGTCTTTGATGTCAGCACTAGTGATTACTTTCCTTAAAAACTGATTGATATGTTTAAAGAGAACTGGGACTATTTATTATTAGTTGTTTAgctgaagaaaaatggaaatgactATGTTAATATACTATGAGGTGATATTATTATAGCATGTTAATAGGCTATGAGATAGTACATTACTGTGCCGTCGGTGGCATTATTAAATTGTGCTAAACCTGTTGTCATTTGACAAGTGGGAAAATGGAGACCGaggtaattaaatatttttccaggGGAGGAAAGTCAGATGCTTGCTTTTAGGCATCAGAGTTTGAAAGCAGTTTTAAGGGTTCTGTTTTTCACTGTCTATTTACTTGTATCTCCTCATTAATGGATGAAGTTGTAGAAGATACATTCATGCCTTTTTTTATGTGTGTTCATGATCCCACCTTTTCTTAGAGTAGCATTTGAAAGTTTACTGGTCTTAAACTATTgcgctttttaaaaaataaactgagtaTTTTCTGGCACTCACTTCTTTTCCAGACAGTGAAGCATGACGCTGCTGCAGTTGATGGGTCTGTTGAGTGTCTTCTCACAGTACGGGGTGATCTCGATTTTGCTGAGCAGCTGTGGTGCAAAATGAGCAGTAGTAGGTGTCCATCAGCATTGTGCAATAAAatttttcctgttatttcttAGGTTTAATTTTAagtcttttgaaaataataatgtgtATTGCTAGCCTTGTATGGACATCTGGTTTCTGTTTTATCAAACTCAGTTCTAATAACGCATTGGCATATTTTGCTCAAGAATTGTACTAAGACCAGGCAATTCATAGAACCTGTTCTTTTCTCCTGCCTGAAGATTTAGGTGGGTTCTATGCTGTATTTGTATTAACCAAAACATATCTTAGTGAAATTATAATtattaggaaaaggaaaagatattccataatATTTgactgaatatattattttacgGCAACgagtttaatttctttctttaaaaatggtccctTGGGGGGGCTTTaatttctctcccttttcaccATCCATAAAGTTCAGATACTTGTCTTCCTCTTCATTTGTGTATCCTTAAAATGAATGACGTGTTTGATCTGCAGAAATAACTATGAGAATAATGTTAGACTAACTTGCTTTCCGAGGTGTGATTTCTTATCAAGACTTGGTGAAGTGTTTCTCATTGGTCATCCAGAGTCTGCAGCGTGGTGCTATACAGCCATGGGTAGGttcagtagtgtgtgtgtgctcctttTCAGCAGCAGAGCAGACTGATGACGGGCACAAGCTCTGGAGCAGACTGCCTGAGTTTGAATTCTCGTTTTGCAGCTCTCTACCTGTATAAACTTGGCCAGGTTCCTTAATTTATGTGAAGCACGTAGGACCTAATTCATAGTTAAGTGCACAGCCTTTGTAAGCTACCTCTATGGTCATTACTGTTGCTGTGAACAGCCCTTCTCATATGCTACTGATGAGATTggaacactgtaaagcagttatggTAATGTACTGAGATCCTCAAAGTGAATCCATCCTAAGGCCATATGCAGAAGAGCCAGCTAAGCCTgagagctacaactactgaagcccacaagcctagagcctgtactcggcaaccagggaagccacaccgcggcaccacagtgaagagcagcccccgcttgctgcggCTAGTGCGCCAGCGAAGACTCACCATGGCCAAATGAAatgaacctttttaaaaaaagattgtatTGGGATGCTCATTATGGCCTCATTTACAGTAGCAAAAATTGTAAATGACCTGCCTATTAATGGATGTCTAAGTAAATCATGAAACAACCGCATAATGGAACATGTTAATAGTTGCTACAGATGATGTGCAGAAATGCTTACAGTGGTGTGTGGAGAAATGCTTACAACGTTCAGTAAAAAGACTTTACACACTATTGTATGAAAGATAGAAATCTTGGAGAGAAAAACCTGTGAACAAATACACTAAAATATGCCAATCCCTTCTGGTGGTAGGGTTACAAATAAGTTTCTCCAACTGCATTATACATTTCTGGATTTT from Ovis aries strain OAR_USU_Benz2616 breed Rambouillet chromosome 7, ARS-UI_Ramb_v3.0, whole genome shotgun sequence includes the following:
- the ZWILCH gene encoding protein zwilch homolog isoform X4; amino-acid sequence: MWSGANRAAEEFYAGLLQEFDEKKKGICKDPFIYEADIQVQLISKGQPNPLKNILHENETIFIVEKVPLEKEEPSHIEELQSEDTAISDLSTGENVWLLALPIGRARQLIGFYTMAHNPNMTHLKINRPVTALPPLWVRCDGSDPEGISWLGAELISTSSNITGIVLYMVTCKGESSLLFCGVDKNYSVNLEDLKKSHKKRHHLSALTAGGFAQYELFKSTALDDTVAASQTTITLDISWSPVDEILQTPPLSSTATLNIKVESGEPRGPLSQLHRELKFLLVLADGLRTGVTEWPEPLEAKSAVELVQEFLNELNKLNEFGDSTKKDTETVKHDAAAVDGSVECLLTVRGDLDFAEQLWCKMSSSVISYQDLVKCFSLVIQSLQRGAIQPWLHSGSNSLLSKLIHQSYYGTMDTVSLSGTVPVQMLLEIGLDKLKKDYICFFIGQELASLNHLEYFISPSVDTQEQVHRVQKLHHILEIVVSCMLFIKPQHELLFSLTQSCIKYYEQNPLDEQHIFQLPVRPTAVKDLYQKLSSKATISEDSFSTLQSQSKSNYLSFMAPSCI